One stretch of Halichoerus grypus chromosome 10, mHalGry1.hap1.1, whole genome shotgun sequence DNA includes these proteins:
- the PPM1B gene encoding protein phosphatase 1B isoform X2, producing MGAFLDKPKTEKHNAHGAGNGLRYGLSSMQGWRVEMEDAHTAVVGIPHGLEDWSFFAVYDGHAGSRVANYCSTHLLEHITNNEDFRAAGKSGSALEPSVENVKNGIRTGFLKIDEYMRNFSDLRNGMDRSGSTAVGVLISPKHIYFINCGDSRAVLYRNGQVCFSTQDHKPCNPREKERIQNAGGSVMIQRVNGSLAVSRALGDYDYKCVDGKGPTEQLVSPEPEVYEILRAEEDEFIILACDGIWDVMSNEELCEFVKSRLEVSDDLENVCNWVVDTCLHKGSRDNMSIVLVCFSNAPKVSDEAVRKDSELDKHLESRVEEIMEKSGEEGMPDLAHVMRILSAENIPNLPPGGGLAGKRNVIEAVYSRLNPHRESDGGAGDLEDPW from the exons ATGGGTGCATTTTTGGATAAACCCAAAACTGAGAAACATAATGCTCATGGTGCTGGGAATGGTTTACGTTATGGCCTGAGCAGCATGCAAGGATGGAGAGTAGAAATGGAAGATGCACACACAGCTGTTGTAGGTATTCCTCACGGCTTGGAAGACTGGTCATTTTTTGCAGTTTATGATGGTCATGCTGGATCTCGAGTAGCAAATTACTGCTCAACACATTTATTAGAACACATCACTAATAATGAAGACTTTAGGGCAGCTGGAAAATCAGGATCTGCTCTTGAGCCCTCCGTGGAAAATGTCAAGAATGGCATCAGAACTGGCTTTTTGAAAATTGATGAATACATGCGTAACTTTTCAGACCTCAGAAACGGAATGGACAGAAGTGGTTCAACCGCAGTGGGGGTCCTGATTTCACCTAAGCATATCTACTTTATCAACTGTGGTGATTCACGTGCTGTTCTGTATAGGAATGGACAAGTCTGCTTTTCTACCCAGGATCACAAACCTTGCAATCCAAGGGAGAAGGAGCGAATCCAAAATGCAGGAGGCAGCGTAATGATACAACGTGTTAATGGTTCATTAGCAGTGTCTCGTGCTTTGGGGGACTATGATTACAAGTGTGTTGATGGCAAGGGCCCAACAGAACAACTTGTTTCTCCAGAGCCTGAGGTTTATGAAATTTTAAGAGCAGAAGAGGATGAATTTATCATCTTGGCTTGTGATGGGATCTGGGATGTTATGAGTAATGAGGAGCTCTGTGAATTTGTTAAATCTAGGCTTGAGGTATCTGATGACCTGGAAAATGTGTGCAATTGGGTAGTGGACACTTGTTTACATAAG gGAAGTCGAGATAACATGAGTATTGTACTAGTTTGCTTTTCAAATGCGCCCAAGGTCTCAGATGAAGCAGTGAGAAAAGATTCAGAGCTGGATAAGCACTTGGAATCACGGGTTGAAG AAATTATGGAGAAGTCTggtgaggaaggaatgcctgatCTTGCCCATGTCATGCGCATCTTGTCTGCAGAAAATATCCCAAATTTGCCTCCTGGGGGAGGTCTTGCTGGCAA gCGCAATGTTATTGAAGCTGTTTATAGTAGGCTGAATCCACATAGAGAAAGCGATGGg